One genomic window of Corticium candelabrum chromosome 9, ooCorCand1.1, whole genome shotgun sequence includes the following:
- the LOC134184947 gene encoding uncharacterized protein LOC134184947, producing MHSSTDKKTFLLDEPSSTSSCRSRPVHNPWVVLCSLLLIVSAVFAAAFVGGYYLGKNKGTPESRESTDYYTHKAYSFNYDGNSHVIPAFRGALPVEEFIQPRAVVVNGQLMSVPGNPILTPKGTSQIFIYQYQDEVSFIVTATGQNYGEEVVNASMSGEGQYTLRTSGLQGELVQLTDGYHQMYDRIAIPDSFSTNLQWGNVGSHGYIFVLSDPSSLDATLDFTRVAGSQQPLNIRGCYQYDTEITDLPSLDLPLTITPYSGKFSLHNKPDIMSETPVDGSPDSSNLKVVRFNSNSRRRRSMATRVSHGLAFILSHPDTKEILHRIELTHEPRHGGKEGSMCWNVQNNVDRVEASFCPFFHNALYNGLDGKPSDNGSHSMLINTHYRIMNDDSGLSDTWNHAAFLVHDINRDSILSELHNNRDKRSFFGSIFHGVESIGKDIAHGVTKGYDAVKSGVKTAIHDVGHAVTSAASTIAKSYHCGWVKSIEEGGKCLKGGVECGTDIAGEDFTLGLDTVETVYSCGSAIKDCVEYGRNCF from the exons ATGCATTCTTCTACAGATAAAAAGACCTTTCTCCTGGACGAGCCCAGCAGTACAAGTAGCTGTCGGTCTCGACCAGTTCACAA CCCTTGGGTTGTGCTGTGTTCTCTGCTCCTTATTGTGTCAGCGGTGTTTGCTGCGGCGTTTGTCGGAGGCTACTACTTGGGGAAAAACAAGGGAACGCCCGAGTCACGCGAGTCAACAGATTACTATACTCACAAAG CATACAGCTTCAACTATGACGGCAACAGCCACGTCATTCCCGCATTCCGTGGTGCTCTACCGGTTGAAGAATTTATTCAACCGCGTGCTGTGGTGGTGAACGGACAGTTGATGAGTGTACCAGGAAATCCAATCCTCACACCGAAGGGAACAAGTCAAATATTTATCTACCAG TACCAAGATGAGGTGAGCTTCATTGTGACAGCTACTGGTCAGAACTATGGAGAAGAAGTAGTGAACGCCTCCATGTCAGGAGAAGGGCAGTACACATTGAGAACATCCGGCTTGCAGGGAGAGTTAGTCCAACTGACCGACGGCTATCATCAGATGTACGATCGCATCGCCATTCCAGACAGTTTCTCAACCAATTTGCAGTGGGGCAACGTGGGCAGTCACGGTTACATCTTTGTTCTCAGTGACCCAAGCTCTTTGGATGCCACACTGGACTTCACCCGTGTAGCTGGATCACAGCAACCTTTGAATATCCGTGGTTGTTACCAGTATGATACAGAAATTACTGACCTGCCTTCTCTAGATTTGCCATTGACAATAACTCCTTACTCTGGAAAG TTCTCTCTTCACAATAAACCTGATATTATGTCTGAAACACCTGTGGACGGCTCTCCAGACTCTTCAAACTTGAAAGTGGTTCGCTTCAATTCAAATAGCCGCCGTCGTCGATCCATGGCTACCCGTGTCTCTCATGGACTCGCTTTCATTCTGTCACACCCCGACACCAAAGAGATCCTTCACAGAATTGAACTTACTCATGAACCGCGTCATGGCGGAAAAGAAGGCAGCATGTGCTGGAATGTTCAGAACAACGTGGACCGCGTAGAGGCTTCCTTCTGTCCTTTTTTCCATAATGCACTTTATAATGGTCTAGATGGCAAGCCAAGCGATAACGGCAGTCACAGCATGCTCATCAACACTCACTATCGTATCATGAATGACGACTCTGGTTTGTCAGACACGTGGAATCATGCGGCTTTTCTG GTTCACGACATTAACCGTGACTCTATTTTGAGCGAGCTGCACAACAACAGAGATAAGCGAAGCTTTTTTGGAAGTATCTTCCACGGGGTGGAAAGCATTGGAAAAGACATCGCACACGGCGTCACCAAAGGATACGACGCAGTCAAGAGCGGCGTGAAAACTGCCATTCACGATGTGGGACACGCAGTCACGTCCGCGGCTAGCAC AATAGCAAAGTCGTATCATTGCGGCTGGGTGAAATCTATCGAGGAAGGAGGAAAATGTCTGAAAGGCGGAGTAGAATGCGGTACAGATATTGCCGGTGAAGATTTCACCCTCGGTCTCGACACAGTTGAGACCGTATACAGCTGCGGATCAGCCATAAAGGACTGCGTGGAGTACGGTCGCAACTGCTTCTAG